The following are encoded in a window of Telmatobacter sp. DSM 110680 genomic DNA:
- the egtD gene encoding L-histidine N(alpha)-methyltransferase: protein MTTIPLSPSSFHVSDKIASSVYEGLMSSPKWLPSWLFYDAAGSRLFDQITQIPEYYVTRTERSILTAHAAEIVSRAAGENSLRLVELGAGSADKTRLLLSAAVNRQDTVFYEPMDVSASALVEAQIRIENEIPGVLVCPRVQDYTQDIELDATLPSERRLVLYIGSSIGNFEPGESLMLLERVRAALDPGDCLLLGVDLVKDESVLHTAYDDAAGVTAAFNRNVLVRLNRELDADFRPETFAHRAVWNSADSRMEMHLVSNIKQTVWLPAIDVRVNFEAGESIHTENSYKYRKGCAEALLQKAGFAPEITWTDENEWFAVCLARAV from the coding sequence ATGACTACAATCCCTCTTTCCCCATCCAGCTTTCACGTTTCAGACAAGATCGCCTCTTCGGTGTACGAGGGATTGATGTCGTCGCCCAAATGGTTGCCCTCCTGGCTCTTCTACGATGCCGCAGGATCGCGGCTGTTCGATCAGATTACGCAGATACCCGAGTACTACGTAACGCGTACAGAGCGCTCAATCCTGACCGCCCACGCCGCTGAGATCGTGTCGCGTGCTGCGGGCGAGAACTCGTTGCGACTCGTAGAACTCGGCGCCGGTTCTGCTGACAAGACACGGCTCTTGCTCAGTGCGGCAGTCAATCGCCAGGACACCGTGTTCTATGAACCGATGGATGTCTCTGCCAGCGCACTTGTTGAAGCCCAGATTCGCATCGAAAACGAAATTCCCGGTGTCCTTGTGTGTCCGCGTGTGCAGGACTACACCCAGGACATTGAACTCGATGCGACGCTGCCCAGCGAACGCCGCCTGGTCCTTTACATTGGATCGAGTATTGGCAACTTTGAGCCCGGCGAATCTCTCATGTTGCTTGAGCGTGTGCGCGCGGCTCTTGATCCCGGGGATTGCCTGCTTCTTGGTGTAGATCTCGTCAAGGATGAGTCCGTGTTGCACACTGCCTATGATGATGCTGCCGGAGTGACCGCGGCATTCAACCGCAATGTGCTTGTCCGTCTCAATCGCGAACTGGATGCCGATTTTCGTCCGGAGACATTCGCGCATCGCGCTGTCTGGAACAGCGCAGATTCACGCATGGAAATGCACCTTGTCAGCAACATCAAGCAAACCGTCTGGCTGCCGGCAATCGACGTGCGCGTGAATTTTGAGGCAGGCGAAAGCATCCACACAGAGAACAGCTACAAGTACCGCAAGGGCTGTGCTGAAGCGCTTCTTCAAAAAGCTGGCTTCGCACCCGAAATTACCTGGACCGATGAGAACGAGTGGTTCGCAGTGTGCCTGGCGCGAGCCGTCTAG